One window of Lytechinus variegatus isolate NC3 chromosome 2, Lvar_3.0, whole genome shotgun sequence genomic DNA carries:
- the LOC121407313 gene encoding tRNA-dihydrouridine(20) synthase [NAD(P)+]-like: protein MGSRLNYANKVILAPMVRIGTLPTRLLALEYGADIVYCEELIDFKMLTCRRKVNDVLGTVDYISKDDVVVFRTCSKETDRLVFQMGTADAQRALKVAKMLEKDISGIDINMGCPKDFSLQGGMGAALLKTPDRIKEILTTLVQGVKIPVTCKIRILPKLEDTIALAKMIEQTGVAALAVHGRLTEERPRHPVHCDAIKAISDCISIPLIANGGSQDIIKSYDDIEKFREMTGASSVMIAREAQWNPSIFRKEGKLPIQDVIKRYIQYAVDYDNVYTNMKYCIQQILRDEVQSERGQELQRSKSVKEICSAFDMNDYHDKVLAARSETIEELDCTEMAPKKRKLNDGTFVIEAPCKINRKQLRLFKTSYKSLLVQYCHAQRLQLPRYTTEEDKKNNIFRSSIRLNNQEYATTLWCTSKKFSEQAAAAVCCQQLGLSLQKKDPPSSNPSKKSCSASGDQKVKEQGQNVKSKGQATDQSKQQDIVNSQPVKGQEEVCNGTGAESSSSQKAGNASPSTVPAPSKDCSTDHQDERYGDIAEQR from the exons ATGTTCTTGGAACTGTTGATTACATATCAAAGGATGATGTGGTAGTCTTCCGTACCTGTTCAAAAGAAACAGATCGACTAGTGTTCCAGATGGGAACAGCGGATGCCCAGCGAGCACTGAAGGTTGCGAAGATGCT TGAGAAAGACATATCGGGAATCGATATCAATATGGGCTGTCCTAAGGATTTCTCATTGCAAGGAGGTATGGGAGCAGCACTGCTCAAAACACCAGATCGTATCAAGGAG ATTCTGACAACATTGGTTCAGGGAGTGAAAATTCCTGTAACATGCAAGATTCGAATCCTCCCCAAG TTGGAGGACACCATAGCACTTGCCAAGATGATTGAGCAAACTGGTGTTGCTGCCCTTGCTGTCCATGGACGTCTTACTGAAGAGCGCCCTCGCCACCCTGTACACTGTGATGCAATCAAGGCAATTTCTGATTGTATTAGTATTCCACTGATTGCAAA TGGAGGTTCACAAGACATCATCAAATCCTATGATGACATAGAGAAATTCCGAGAGATGACCGGAGCGTCATCGGTGATGATAGCCAGGGAGGCCCAGTGGAACCCGTCCATCTTCCGAAAGGAAGGCAAACTGCCAATACAGGATGTGATCAAGAGATACATCCAATAT gcTGTAGACTATGATAATGTTTACACCAACATGAAGTACTGCATCCAACAGATCCTAAGAGATGAGGTCCAATCTGAACGGGGTCAGGAATTACAGCGTTCAAAGAGTGTGAAGGAGATATG TTCAGCATTTGACATGAATGATTACCATGACAAGGTCTTGGCAGCAAGGTCAGAAACCATAGAAGAGCTAGATTGCACAGAGATGGCCCCTAAGAAACGGAAGCTGAATGATGGGACCTTCGTCATAGAAGCACCATGTAAAATAAACAG GAAACAGTTGAGGCTATTCAAGACAAGTTACAAGAGTTTGCTGGTACAGTACTGCCATGCCCAGAGACTACAACTGCCTCGATACACCACA gaggaagataaaaagaataatatttTCAGGTCTTCTATTAGATTGAACAATCAGGAATATGCCACAACACTATG GTGTACAAGTAAGAAGTTTTCTGAGCAAGCTGCAGCAGCAGTTTGCTGCCAACAGCTTGGCTTGTCTCTCCAAAAGAAGGACCCTCCCTCGAGCAATCCTTCAAAGAAGAGCTGTTCTGCATCAGGAGATCAGAAAGTCAAAGAGCAAGGTCAGAATGTCAAATCAAAAGGTCAGGCTACAGACCAATCCAAGCAGCAGGACATCGTGAATAGCCAGCCTGTCAAAGGGCAGGAAGAGGTTTGCAACGGGACGGGGGCGGAATCATCCAGTTCACAGAAAGCAGGGAATGCTTCCCCCTCAACTGTGCCTGCACCAAGCAAGGATTGCTCTACAGATCATCAGGATGAAAGATATGGTGATATTGCTGAGCAGAGATGA